Proteins encoded together in one Musa acuminata AAA Group cultivar baxijiao chromosome BXJ3-6, Cavendish_Baxijiao_AAA, whole genome shotgun sequence window:
- the LOC135641660 gene encoding small ribosomal subunit protein eS30z/eS30y/eS30x-like: MGKVHRSLAHARKVMEQTPKVAEQDKKKKPRSRAHKQMQYNRRFITAVVGFRKKRGPNSSK, from the coding sequence ATGGGGAAGGTGCACAGATCTCTCGCTCATGCTCGGAAGGTGATGGAACAGACCCCCAAAGTGGCAGAGCaggacaagaagaagaagccaaGGAGCAGGGCCCACAAGCAGATGCAGTATAACCGCCGGTTCATCACCGCAGTTGTTGGATTCAGGAAGAAGAGAGGACCCAACTCTTCCAAGTAG